The sequence GTCAACACTAAGTCGCCTAACCCAGCCATGCCCATAAAAGTAGCTGTACTGGCGCCAAGGGCTTCGCCTAAGCGCGTTAGTTCGACTAGACCACGGGTGATTAAGGCCGTTCTAGCATTAGCACCAAAGCCAATGCCGTCAGACATACCTGCACCAATGGCGATCACGTTCTTTACCGCGCCGCCAAGTTGCAACCCCGTAAAGTCATCATTGGCGTAAACCCGCAAGCGTTTTGGGCTGTGCAGCAATTCCACTAAATCTTCAGTAAACTGTGGACAGGTTCCTGCAACCGAAATCGCCGTAGGTAAACCCATAGCAAGTTCTTTAGCAAAGGTTGGCCCAGATAATACCGCTAGCGGATATTGTTCGCCCAATACATCACGGGCTACATCTTGCAGTAAACGTCCCGTTTCAGGCTCAAGTCCTTTAGTTGCCCACACGATACGCGCATCGCTACGCAATAACGGTTTCGCTTGCTCAAGCACAGTACCAAACACATGGCTTGGCACGACCACTAACACATTGTTACTGGCGGCTAA is a genomic window of Shewanella putrefaciens containing:
- the gpsA gene encoding NAD(P)H-dependent glycerol-3-phosphate dehydrogenase, with amino-acid sequence MKNSADITVLGAGSYGTALAISLASNGHKTLLWGHDPVHMQTLAQDKCNQAFLPDIAFPDCLQIEADLAKALAASNNVLVVVPSHVFGTVLEQAKPLLRSDARIVWATKGLEPETGRLLQDVARDVLGEQYPLAVLSGPTFAKELAMGLPTAISVAGTCPQFTEDLVELLHSPKRLRVYANDDFTGLQLGGAVKNVIAIGAGMSDGIGFGANARTALITRGLVELTRLGEALGASTATFMGMAGLGDLVLTCTDNQSRNRRFGLALGKGCDVMTAQAEIGQVVEGYRNTKEVFTLAKRLGVEMPITEQIYQVLYQGKSPVDAAKELLGREKKSETPTQ